A genomic region of Podarcis raffonei isolate rPodRaf1 chromosome 13, rPodRaf1.pri, whole genome shotgun sequence contains the following coding sequences:
- the LOC128400605 gene encoding myosin-7 isoform X2, with translation MSSDAEMADFGPAAPYLRMSEKQRIEAQNRPFDMKKDVFVPDEKLEFVKAKITSRDGGKVTADTENGKTVTVKEDQIMQQNPPKFDKIEDMAMLTFLHEPAVLYNLKERYAAWMIYTYSGLFCVTVNPYKWLPVYNAEVVAAYRGKKRSEAPPHIFSISDNAYQYMLTDRENQSILITGESGAGKTVNTKRVIQYFAVIAAIGDRTKKEQAAATGKGTLEDQIIQANPALEAFGNAKTLRNDNSSRFGKFIRIHFGATGKLASADIETYLLEKSRVINQLKAERNYHIYYQILSNKKPELLDMMLVTNNPYDYAFISQGETTVPSIDDAEELLATDSAFDVLGFTQEEKNSIYKLTGAIMHYGNMKFKQKQREEQAEPDGTEEADKSAYLMGLNSADLLKGLCHPRVKVGNEYVTKGQNVQQVYYSTGALAKSVYEKMFNWMVTRINVTLETKLPRQYFIGVLDIAGFEIFDFNSFEQLCINFTNEKLQQFFNHHMFVLEQEEYKKEGIEWVFIDFGMDLQACIDLIEKPMGIMSILEEECMFPKATDMTFKAKLYDNHLGKSANFGKPRNIKGKPEAHFSLMHYAGTVDYNINNWLQKNKDPLNETVVGLYQKSSLKLLAHLFANYTGSDAPPDSKGKTTHKKKGSSFQTVSALHRENLNKLMTNLRSTHPHFVRCIIPNETKSPGVMDNPLVMHQLRCNGVLEGIRICRKGFPNRILYGDFRQRYRILNPAAIPEGQFIDSRKGAEKLLSSLDIDHNQYKFGHTKVFFKAGLLGLLEEMRDERLSRIITRIQAQSRGVLARIEVRKIMERKESLLVIQYNIRSFMVVKNWPWMRLYFKIKPLLKSAETEKEMLAMKEEFAKLKEALEKSEARRKELEEKMVSLLQEKNDLQLQVQAEQDNLADAEERCDQLIKNKIQLEAKVKEQTERLEDEEEMNAELTAKKRKLEDECSELKKDIDDLELTLAKVEKEKHATENKAKNLTEEMAGLDEIIVKLTKEKKALQEAHQQALDDLQAEEDKVNTLTKAKVKLEQQVDDLEGSLEQEKKIRMDLERAKRKLEGDLKLTQESIMDLENDKQQLDEKLKKKDFELNALNARIEDEQSLAIQLQKKLKELQARIEELEEELEAERTARAKVEKQRSDLSRELEEISERLEEAGGATSVQIELNKKREAEFQKMRRDLEEATLQHEATAATLRKKHADSAAELGEQIDNLQRVKQKLEKEKSELKLELDDVASNMEQLLKAKANLEKMCRTFEDQMNEHRAKSEESQRMVHDLTSQRAKLQTENGELSRQMDEKDALINQLTRGKLTYTQQLEDLKRQLEEEAKAKNALAHALQSARHDCDLMREQYEEETEAKAELQRSLSKANSEVAQWRTKYETDAIQRTEELEEAKKKLAQRLQDAEEAVEAVNAKCSSLEKTKHRLQNEIEDLMVDVERSNAAAAALDKKQRNFDKLLSEWKQKYEESQTELESSQKEARSLSTELFKLKNAYEESLEHLETFKRENKNLQEEISDLTEQLGSSGKTIHELEKVRKQLDAEKMELQAALEEAEASLEHEEGKILRAQLEFNQIKADIERKLAEKDEEMEQAKRNHLRMVDSLQASLDAETRSRNEALRVKKKMEGDLNEMEIQLSHANRIAAEAQKQVKTLQGYLKDTQIQLDDAVRANEDLKENIAIVERRNNLLQAELEELRAVVEQTERARKLAEQELIETSERVQLLHTQNTSLINQKKKMESDLSQLQTEVEEAIQECRNAEEKAKKAITDAAMMAEELKKEQDTSAHLERMKKNMEQTIKDLQLRLDEAEQLALKGGKKQLQKLEARVRELENELEMEQKRNAENVKGMRKCERRIKELTYQTEEDRKNLVRLQDLVDKLQLKVKAYKRQAEEAEEQANSNLAKFRKVQHELDEAEERADIAESQVNKLRAKSRDIGAKVRNL, from the exons ATGTCTTCGGATGCCGAGATGGCCGACTTTGGCCCCGCAGCCCCTTACCTGCGCATGTCGGAGAAGCAGAGGATCGAGGCGCAGAACCGGCCTTTCGACATGAAGAAGGACGTTTTTGTGCCGGATGAGAAGCTGGAATTCGTCAAGGCCAAGATCACGTCCAGGGATGGTGGTAAAGTCACCGCGGACACAGAGAACGGCAAG ACGGTGACGGTGAAGGAAGACCAGATCATGCAGCAGAACCCGCCCAAGTTCGACAAGATCGAGGACATGGCCATGCTGACCTTCCTGCATGAACCTGCCGTCCTCTACAACCTCAAGGAGCGCTACGCCGCCTGGATGATCTAT ACCTATTCCGGGCTCTTCTGCGTGACCGTCAACCCCTACAAGTGGTTGCCGGTCTACAACGCAGAAGTGGTGGCTGCCTACCGGGGGAAGAAGCGAAGCGAAGCCCCTCCCCACATCTTCTCCATCTCTGACAACGCCTACCAGTATATGCTGACAg accgTGAGAACCAGTCTATCCTGATCAC CGGAGAATCCGGGGCAGGGAAGACTGTCAACACCAAGCGTGTCATCCAGTACTTCGCGGTGATCGCTGCCATCGGCGACCGGACCAAGAAGGAGCAAGCTGCGGCTACCGGCAAG GGGACTCTGGAAGATCAAATCATCCAGGCCAACCCTGCGCTGGAGGCCTTCGGGAATGCCAAGACCTTGCGGAACGACAACTCGTCCCGATTT gGCAAATTTATTCGGATCCATTTTGGGGCGACGGGGAAGCTGGCCTCAGCCGACATAGAGACCT ACCTCCTGGAAAAGTCCCGGGTCATCAATCAGCTGAAAGCTGAGAGGAATTACCACATCTACTACCAGATCTTGTCCAACAAGAAACCGGAGCTCCTGG ACATGATGCTGGTAACCAATAACCCGTACGACTACGCCTTCATCTCCCAAGGAGAGACCACGGTGCCGTCCATCGATGATGCTGAGGAACTGCTGGCCACTGAC AGCGCCTTTGACGTCTTAGGCTTCAcccaggaagagaagaactcCATCTACAAGCTGACGGGCGCGATCATGCACTACGGAAACATGAAGTTCAAACAGAAGCAGCgcgaggagcaggcagagcccgACGGCACAGAAG AAGCCGACAAGTCTGCCTACCTGATGGGCCTGAACTCGGCCGACCTGCTCAAAGGTCTCTGCCACCCGAGGGTCAAAGTTGGAAACGAGTACGTCACCAAAGGGCAAAATGTCCAGCAG GTGTACTACTCGACTGGAGCCCTGGCCAAGTCTGTATATGAGAAAATGTTCAACTGGATGGTGACCAGAATCAATGTCACGCTGGAAACCAAGCTTCCACGACAATATTTCATCGGGGTGCTGGACATTGCTGGTTTTGAGATCTTCGAT TTCAACAGCTTTGAGCAGCTGTGCATCAACTTCACCAACGAGAAGCTGCAGCAGTTCTTCAACCACCACATGTTTGTGCTGGAGCAGGAAGAGTACAAGAAAGAAGGGATCGAGTGGGTCTTCATCGACTTCGGCATGGACCTCCAGGCCTGCATCGACCTCATCGAGAAG CCCATGGGCATCATGTCAATCCTGGAGGAAGAGTGCATGTTCCCCAAGGCCACCGACATGACCTTCAAGGCCAAGCTGTACGACAACCACCTGGGCAAGTCGGCCAACTTTGGGAAGCCCCGCAACATCAAGGGCAAGCCGGAGGCCCACTTCTCCCTCATGCACTATGCCGGCACTGTCGACTACAACATCAACAACTGGCTGCAGAAGAACAAGGACCCCCTCAACGAAACAGTGGTGGGGCTCTACCAGAAGTCGTCCCTCAAGCTCCTGGCTCATCTCTTCGCTAACTACACCGGATCGGACGCAC CTCCTGATTCCAAGGGGAAAACGACCCACAAAAAGAAGGGCTCCTCCTTCCAGACCGTGTCTGCTCTGCACCGG GAGAACCTCAACAAGCTGATGACCAACCTGCGTTCCACCCACCCTCACTTTGTGCGCTGCATCATCCCCAACGAGACCAAGTCTCCAG GTGTGATGGACAACCCCTTGGTCATGCACCAGCTGCGCTGTAACGGGGTGCTGGAGGGGATTCGGATCTGCCGGAAGGGGTTCCCCAACCGGATCCTCTACGGGGACTTCCGGCAAAG ATACCGCATCCTGAACCCAGCCGCCATCCCCGAAGGCCAGTTCATCGACAGCAGGAAGGGGGCGGAGAAGCTGTTGAGCTCCCTTGATATCGACCACAACCAGTACAAATTTGGGCACACTAAG GTGTTCTTCAAGGCTGGTCTCCTGGGTCTGCTGGAGGAGATGAGGGACGAGCGTCTCTCTCGCATCATCACCCGCATCCAGGCCCAGTCTCGCGGAGTCCTCGCCAGGATAGAAGTCAGGAAGATCATGGAAAGGAA GGAATCACTGCTGGTGATCCAGTATAACATCCGGTCCTTCATGGTGGTCAAAAACTGGCCCTGGATGAGGCTCTACTTCAAGATCAAGCCTCTGCTGAAGAGCGCGGAGACCGAGAAGGAGATGTTGGCCATGAAAGAGGAGTTTGCCAAGCTGAAGGAGGCTCTGGAGAAGTCGGAGGCCCGGAGGAAGGagctggaggagaagatggtctcCCTGCTTCAAGAGAAGAACGATCTCCAGCTGCAAGTGCAGGCT GAGCAAGACAACCTTGCAGACGCAGAAGAGCGCTGTGACCAGCTGATCAAGAACAAGATTCAGCTGGAGGCCAAGGTGAAGGAGCAGACGGAGAGGCTGGAGGACGAGGAGGAGATGAACGCCGAGCTGACGGCCAAGAAGCGGAAGCTGGAGGACGAGTGTTCAGagctcaagaaggacattgaTGACCTGGAGCTGACCCTGGCCAAAGTGGAGAAGGAGAAGCACGCCACGGAGAACAAG GCTAAGAACCTCACAGAGGAGATGGCTGGCCTGGATGAGATCATCGTGAAGCTAACCAAGGAGAAGAAAGCTCTCCAGGAGGCCCACCAGCAAGCCTTGGATGACCTACAAGCTGAGGAAGACAAGGTCAACACCCTTACGAAAGCCAAGGTCAAGTTGGAACAGCAAGTGGACGAT CTGGAAGGATCGCTGGAGCAAGAGAAGAAAATCCGTATGGACCTGGAACGAGCCAAGAGGAAGTTGGAAGGGGACTTGAAGCTGACCCAAGAAAGCATCATGGATCTGGAGAACGACAAGCAGCAGTTGGACGAGAAGCTGAAGAA GAAAGACTTTGAGCTGAACGCACTCAATGCTAGAATTGAAGATGAGCAATCCTTGGCCATCCAGCTACAGAAGAAGCTCAAAGAGCTACAG GCGCGGATTGAGGAGCTGGAAGAGGAGCTGGAGGCGGAGCGCACAGCCCGGGCCAAGGTGGAGAAGCAGCGCTCCGACCTCTCGCGGGAGCTGGAGGAGATCAGCGAGCGGCTGGAGGAGGCCGGTGGGGCCACCTCCGTGCAGATCGAGCTGAACAAGAAGCGGGAGGCGGAATTCCAGAAGATGCGCCGCGACCTGGAGGAGGCCACTCTGCAGCACGAGGCCACGGCGGCCACGCTCCGCAAGAAGCACGCCGACTCAGCGGCAGAGCTGGGGGAGCAGATTGACAACCTTCAGCGCGTGAAGcagaagctggagaaggagaagagcGAGTTGAAGCTGGAGCTGGACGACGTCGCTTCCAACATGGAGCAGCTGCTGAAAGCCAAG GCCAACCTGGAGAAAATGTGCCGCACCTTTGAGGACCAAATGAACGAGCACCGGGCCAAGTCCGAGGAGAGTCAGCGAATGGTCCACGACCTCACCTCTCAGCGAGCTAAGCTCCAGACTGAGAATG GTGAATTATCCCGCCAGATGGATGAGAAGGACGCTTTGATCAACCAGCTGACGCGAGGGAAGCTGACATACACCCAGCAACTGGAAGATCTGAAGAGGCAACTGGAAGAAGAAGCTAAG GCCAAGAATGCTCTGGCACATGCGCTGCAGTCGGCCCGCCATGACTGCGACCTTATGAGGGAACAGTATGAGGAAGAAACGGAGGCCAAAGCGGAGCTTCAGCGCTCGCTGTCGAAGGCCAACTCCGAGGTGGCGCAGTGGAGGACCAAGTACGAGACCGACGCCATTCAGAGGACGGAGGAGCTGGAGGAAGCCAA GAAGAAGCTGGCGCAGCGCCTCCAGGATGCCGAAGAGGCGGTGGAGGCCGTGAACGCCAAGTGctcctccctggagaagaccaagCACCGCCTGCAGAACGAGATCGAAGACCTCATGGTGGACGTGGAGCGCTCAAACGCGGccgcagctgccctggacaagaAGCAGAGGAACTTTGACAAA CTCCTTTCAGAGTGGAAGCAGAAGTACGAGGAGTCCCAGACGGAGCTGGAGTCGTCGCAGAAGGAGGCCCGTTCTCTCAGCACTGAGCTCTTCAAGCTGAAGAACGCCTACGAGGAGTCTCTGGAGCACCTGGAGACCTTCAAGAGGGAGAACAAGAACTTGCAAG AGGAGATTTCCGACCTCACGGAGCAGCTTGGATCCAGCGGCAAGACCATCCATGAGCTTGAGAAAGTGCGGAAGCAACTCGACGCGGAGAAGATGGAATTGCAGGCAGCTCTGGAGGAGGCTGAG GCCTCTCTGGAGCACGAGGAAGGCAAGATCCTGCGGGCCCAGCTGGAGTTCAACCAGATCAAGGCCGACATCGAGCGCAAGCTGGCCGAGAAGGACGAGGAGATGGAGCAGGCCAAGCGCAACCACTTGAGGATGGTGGACTCGCTCCAGGCCTCCCTCGACGCCGAGACCCGCAGCCGCAACGAGGCGCTGAGGGTCAAGAAGAAGATGGAGGGCGACCTCAACGAGATGGAGATCCAGCTCAGTCACGCCAACCGCATCGCGGCCGAGGCACAGAAGCAAGTCAAAACCTTGCAGGGATACCTCAAG GACACCCAGATACAGTTGGATGACGCCGTCCGAGCCAACGAGGACCTGAAAGAGAACATCGCCATTGTGGAGCGGAGGAACAACCTGCTGCAGGCGGAGCTGGAGGAGCTGCGTGCCGTGGTGGAGCAGACGGAGCGGGCCCGAAAGCTGGCGGAGCAGGAGCTGATAGAAACCAGCGAGAGAGTCCAGCTCCTTCACACACAA AACACCAGCCTCATCAACCAGAAAAAGAAGATGGAGTCCGACCTGTCCCAGCTGCAGACAGAGGTGGAGGAGGCAATTCAGGAGTGCAGGAACGCTGAGGAGAAGGCCAAGAAGGCCATCACGGAC GCGGCCATGATGGCGGaggagctgaagaaggagcaggaCACCAGTGCCCACCTGGAGAGGATGAAGAAGAACATGGAGCAGACCATCAAGGACCTGCAGCTGCGGCTGGACGAGGCTGAGCAGCTGGCCCTGAAGGGCGGCAAGAAGCAGCTGCAGAAGCTGGAGGCCCGAGTGCGGGAGCTGGAGAACGAGCTGGAGATGGAGCAGAAGCGCAACGCCGAGAACGTCAAGGGCATGCGCAAGTGCGAGAGGCGCATCAAGGAGCTCACCTACCAG